One genomic region from Zalophus californianus isolate mZalCal1 chromosome 2, mZalCal1.pri.v2, whole genome shotgun sequence encodes:
- the LOC113925109 gene encoding small ubiquitin-related modifier 3-like, giving the protein MSEEKPKEGVKTENDHINLKVAGQDGSVVHFKIKGHTPLSKLMKAYCERQGLSMRQIRFRFDGQPVNETDTAAQLEMEDEDTIDVFQQQTGGSWQSGCLCPLRVVPASAEE; this is encoded by the coding sequence ATGTCCGAGGAGAAGCCCAAGGAGGGCGTGAAGACAGAGAACGACCACATCAACCTGAAGGTGGCCGGGCAGGACGGTTCCGTGGTCCACTTCAAAATCAAGGGACACACCCCGCTGAGCAAGCTGATGAAGGCTTACTGCGAGAGGCAGGGCTTATCAATGAGACAGATTAGATTCAGGTTTGATGGGCAGCCAGTTAACGAAACAGACACCGCCGCACAGCTGGAGATGGAGGACGAAGACACCATCGACGTGTTCCAGCAGCAGACGGGGGGCTCCTGGCAGAGCGGCTGTCTCTGTCCCCTCCGTGTCGTCCCTGCATCTGCTGAAGAGTGA